The nucleotide sequence AAACTTACTGTACTCGTCTTTATGAACGAGCGGGTAGAAAAATATGGGATAAAACGCAGCAGCGATGGCCGTAACAAAACCTCCAAAAATTAAAACTATTCTGGTATTATTAGACATTTTTACTGTCGCTTAGAGTCCGAATGTCTCACCTCCAAACGCACGAATCGCCTCTGTGAACTGTTTCCGGTGCAAAGGTCACTAAATACACAAAATCGCGTTTTCAGCTATTTTTGTTTGTCCAGGGCTTCCGTACGCGGCTCATCGGAGTCACATGAcgcataaaaatataaacaaggAGGTCAAAGTGAATATTTTTGGAAGATCTGTAGTTGTTTCTTCTTGAACGGGCGGAAAATATGAAGATTTCAggcctttttgtgttttttatgtgcTTATATTTAGTTAAAGGAGGAAACGAGCTCATTCAAACGTTTGTTATCCCTCACAGTCACATGGATGTTGGATGGGTTTACACTGTTCAGGTAGGTTTATATCACCATagtagcaataataataataataataatagtaaagtAATTATATTGTGGtgtgatttatattttaatgtcatcatcaAGTAACTATTAGTTTTAgattttgtagattttttttcgTTGATTCTTTCTTTAAATTCTTCTGTAATGATTATTTATATTTCCACAGGAGAGTATGCACGCCTACGCAGCCAATGTTTACACCAGTGTGACTGAAGAGCTGTCCAAAACTAAAAATCGCCGCTTCATCGCTGTGGAACAGGAGTTCTTTCGACTGTGGTGGGACACCGTAGCCACAGACGTCCAGAAGAAACAGGTGAGAACGCATGATGGGGGCAGAAATGACCTCTGACATCATCCGTAATTGTTGGTTTTCTAGGTGCGACAGCTGGTACAAGAGGGCCGACTTGAGTTCATCATCGGGGGCCAGGTGATGCACGACGAGGCTGTAACCGATCTAGAAGATGAGATATTACAAATGACGGGTGGGAAACAGATAACCTACTCTGTAGAGGATCATCTGAAGGAGAACACGTGTTGTGTTGATGCATCCGTGTGTCTCTGTTCTGTTTCAGAGGGACACGGCTTCCTCTACCAAACGTTTGGGGTGCGTCCTCAGTTTTCCTGGCAGGTGGATCCGTTCGGAGCATCTGCCACCACGCCGGTCCTCTTCGCTCTGGCCGGTTTCAACGCGCACCTCATCTCTCGCATCGACTACGACCTCAGAGACGCCATGCAGAAAGACAAAGTATTTGACGTCACGTTGACAACAAtccaaatgaaatgttttctttcatcagATGGAAACCCTTATTTAAAAGcatgctgttctttttttttttttcagaagctACAGTTTGTCTGGAGAGGCTCTCGCTCTCTAAAGGAGAAGCAGGAGATCTTCACCCACACTATGGATCAGTACAGCTACTGCACCCCATCGTACCTGCCATTCTCCAACAGGTAGTCCACATGTGGTGTGTTTGTACTTCAGGAAATCTACTCTGTTCTTTTATTGAATCTGCGTCTGCCATAAATTTTGTGTAAATTGTTGACCTACTTATGACATTTTTACAATAAATCTGTGTCTACAAATGAACAAACTGCTCTTCTGTTCCAGCTCTGGTTTCTACTGGAACGGAGTTGCTTTGTTCCCCGATCCCCCCACAGATGGGGTTTACCCCAACATGAGCCTGCCGGTCACCAAGGAGACGGTTCAGAACTACGCCAAGACAATGGTGGAGAACATCAAACAGAGGGCGGCGTGGTTTAGGACCAATCATGTCCTGTGGCCATGGGTGACTGAATCggttttttcttcctgttacACCTGAGGAGGAGCTGAACGTGCTGCTAACACCCGCTGCTCCGTCCGTGTGTTTCAGGGCTGTGACAAACAGTTCTACAACGCATCGGTCCAGTTCAACAACATGGATCCTCTCATGAAGTACATCAACCAGAACAGCAAAGACTTCGGGGTGACGGTTCAGTACGCCACCCTGGGGGAATACTTCCAAGCCGTCTACCAATCAGATCTAATCTGGGACCAACGTGGGGATGAAGATTTCCTCCCGTATTCCAACGGTGACGGTCTTCGTCCCCTGCTTCCTGTGAGGTTATTTTCTTCCTTTGGctgattgttgtgttgttgggtttttttaccaGATGTTTACCAGGCCTGGACGGGATTTTACGCCTCCAGAAATGTTCTGAAAGGCGTGGCGCGGGGGGCCAGCTCGCTGCTTCACGCCGCTGAGACGCTCTTTGTTCGGTACCGCATCAGCTTCCCTGGGGGGCCTGTGGCTTTAGACTGGGCTCTGGGGCAACTAAGGACGCTGCGCTGGGCCGTGTCAGAGGTAACTAGACCCCCCATTAAAGAAAGTCAAAGAGTAGTTATAGTTAAATATGGGATTAAGATTAGGAAAGTAATGAAACCAGTTCAATATCTCATATATTAGTGAGCATTCGTACCTTTTTATGCTTTTCAAATCtatatttaactttaatttgtgtttcagatgaacacaagttgttgtttgttgtcgtTTTCAGGTCCAGCATCACGACGGCATCACCGGCACCGAGTCTCCAAAGGTGGCAGAGATGTACCTGCAGCATCTCACGCAGGCCGTGATGGGGGTGCAGGAGCTTGTGGCTGCGCTGTTCCTGCTGCCCCACGACCCGGAGACGGCCAGAGGCCACAGCAGAGGTTTGAACGCTTCATCGACGTCACGCCGCGCCTTAGCACGCTTTAACTTTTAAATAACTTCACGCTCTTGATGCCAGATGCTCGTCAGGCTCTGGAGCAACACGTGATCGTTTACAACCCGTTAGCCTGGAACATCACGGCGATCATCAACTTCACCGTCACCTTCCCCACCGCCGCCGTCTACGACGAAGATGGACGGCCTGTACCTGCACAGGTAGGGTTTCTATtaataaagagaaagagactCAAAATGCTATAATAATATTTCACAGGAACCATCTTCCTCCCTCTCGTTGCAGATCCAGAAATCTGCAGAGTCCGACACCACCTATGATCTTTTCTTCGTGGTGGACCTCGGGGGCCTTCAGGATAGGAAATACCTGATTAAGTTCTGCTCTGGGGGGTCCGGGTGCGGCTGGACCTACGAAGCCACAGCGGTTCTGTTTGAGCGACGCCGCATGCGGGACTcaccaggaacaggaagtagactcCTGCCGGTTCAGAACGGATGCTACGAGCTGATGTTTGACCGGGAGACAAACCTCCTGCACAGCATCACCAACCTGTGAGACTCTGAGCTT is from Antennarius striatus isolate MH-2024 chromosome 23, ASM4005453v1, whole genome shotgun sequence and encodes:
- the smim20 gene encoding small integral membrane protein 20, whose amino-acid sequence is MSNNTRIVLIFGGFVTAIAAAFYPIFFYPLVHKDEYRDAQKMNRAGINQADVQPVGVKVWSDPFKPVEK
- the man2b2 gene encoding epididymis-specific alpha-mannosidase isoform X1: MKISGLFVFFMCLYLVKGGNELIQTFVIPHSHMDVGWVYTVQESMHAYAANVYTSVTEELSKTKNRRFIAVEQEFFRLWWDTVATDVQKKQVRQLVQEGRLEFIIGGQVMHDEAVTDLEDEILQMTEGHGFLYQTFGVRPQFSWQVDPFGASATTPVLFALAGFNAHLISRIDYDLRDAMQKDKKLQFVWRGSRSLKEKQEIFTHTMDQYSYCTPSYLPFSNSSGFYWNGVALFPDPPTDGVYPNMSLPVTKETVQNYAKTMVENIKQRAAWFRTNHVLWPWGCDKQFYNASVQFNNMDPLMKYINQNSKDFGVTVQYATLGEYFQAVYQSDLIWDQRGDEDFLPYSNDVYQAWTGFYASRNVLKGVARGASSLLHAAETLFVRYRISFPGGPVALDWALGQLRTLRWAVSEVQHHDGITGTESPKVAEMYLQHLTQAVMGVQELVAALFLLPHDPETARGHSRDARQALEQHVIVYNPLAWNITAIINFTVTFPTAAVYDEDGRPVPAQIQKSAESDTTYDLFFVVDLGGLQDRKYLIKFCSGGSGCGWTYEATAVLFERRRMRDSPGTGSRLLPVQNGCYELMFDRETNLLHSITNLEDRRTVKVTQDFWEYHANGDVKAGPISDNYIFSTNFSSVRAYEAVDMEIITGKIMTEIRQRFYKKESDPDYSYAVTTRVPEYCGSGLGCSRLEQTYSVGPLDLNTEVVLKTSTSLKNDRILHTDDNGYQMMKRTYRTGNNSLARNYFPMVRAAYIQDDLSRLVLLSDRAHGVSSQSNGQLEVMLHRRLWNNLPFNLNYNLTLNDTSVVKPTMWMMLSSISSTSRLHQREAVELQHRPVVMAIDKPQRSWQEKEPRGSSPGPSVVLPPNLHLLTLSIPGWNYSSNHDVHLRRVRSGKDSHSEPDYNRVWLRIMHLFEEGEDTELSKPVSINLKDVLQQIGEVKVMEERSLTGTWDITSLKRWKWKTADNSETSNRGCQSCGDDAFTVTIYPKEIRTFFIHFASTNF
- the man2b2 gene encoding epididymis-specific alpha-mannosidase isoform X2, which codes for MQKDKKLQFVWRGSRSLKEKQEIFTHTMDQYSYCTPSYLPFSNSSGFYWNGVALFPDPPTDGVYPNMSLPVTKETVQNYAKTMVENIKQRAAWFRTNHVLWPWGCDKQFYNASVQFNNMDPLMKYINQNSKDFGVTVQYATLGEYFQAVYQSDLIWDQRGDEDFLPYSNDVYQAWTGFYASRNVLKGVARGASSLLHAAETLFVRYRISFPGGPVALDWALGQLRTLRWAVSEVQHHDGITGTESPKVAEMYLQHLTQAVMGVQELVAALFLLPHDPETARGHSRDARQALEQHVIVYNPLAWNITAIINFTVTFPTAAVYDEDGRPVPAQIQKSAESDTTYDLFFVVDLGGLQDRKYLIKFCSGGSGCGWTYEATAVLFERRRMRDSPGTGSRLLPVQNGCYELMFDRETNLLHSITNLEDRRTVKVTQDFWEYHANGDVKAGPISDNYIFSTNFSSVRAYEAVDMEIITGKIMTEIRQRFYKKESDPDYSYAVTTRVPEYCGSGLGCSRLEQTYSVGPLDLNTEVVLKTSTSLKNDRILHTDDNGYQMMKRTYRTGNNSLARNYFPMVRAAYIQDDLSRLVLLSDRAHGVSSQSNGQLEVMLHRRLWNNLPFNLNYNLTLNDTSVVKPTMWMMLSSISSTSRLHQREAVELQHRPVVMAIDKPQRSWQEKEPRGSSPGPSVVLPPNLHLLTLSIPGWNYSSNHDVHLRRVRSGKDSHSEPDYNRVWLRIMHLFEEGEDTELSKPVSINLKDVLQQIGEVKVMEERSLTGTWDITSLKRWKWKTADNSETSNRGCQSCGDDAFTVTIYPKEIRTFFIHFASTNF